CTCCGGCCCAAACATATTGCTCGTAAAGAAGACCATCTTCTTATTGGGCGAGAAGCGCACGTTCGGCTCCTGGTGATAGTCGTGCCAGGCCATATTCACAAGGTGCTCGCTCGTGAAGTAGCCGGGCTGGAAGAAATCCGGATCGTTGATCGCGCCCGTCGTGTTGACGAGGTGCGGGTGAAACAGCTCGATCCACTCGCCGTCTGGAGCCTTCGCGACCTGGCCTGGATCACCGCCATCGCCGCAGAAGAGATCGAGGTCCTTCGTCAGGTTGAAGTGAATCGACCAGTCGTTGCGTTCCATGTGGTAGGCCGTGCGGCGGCCGTTGGCGAGATCGTAACCGGCGAGATAGAAATCCTGCCCCTTGATGGGCTGCCAGTCGTACCAGATCGTCTTGCCGTCGAGCCCCCAGAACTCGTGCCCGGCAATCTCCATCGCGATGCGCCGCTTGTGAATCAGCGTGTTGTGCGTGCCGTCGGTGTGGATCATCCAGATGCGGTCCACCTTCTGCCATGGGCCTTCGTGGCAGTACATCAGCAGCGTGGGATCGCTCGGCGAGAACAGCAGGTGATTGACCCAGTCCGTCGAATGCAGGAGCGGAAACAGTTTCCCGGTCTGCAGATTGATCGTGTAGAGCGTGAGCGGAATGTGCGCAGCCAGCCGCTGCTCCATCATCTGGCCCTTGTTCAGCGGCTGCACCAGCGGACCGGCCTGGCCCTTCGGGTTCACGCGATTCTGTCCGTAATCTGTGGCAGACTCCGGGTGGTCGAAGATCGTGCCGGCGCCGAGTGTCTCATCGGCGTTGATCGTCGCGACGCTCATCCCGCGCGGAAGATCGCAGAGCTTCGTCACCTCTTTGCTATAAACGTCCGCCTTGTAGAGCGAAACAACATGCGTCTGCGGATCGGCCTTGCTGAAAAACACGGAGTTGGTCTTGTGACCCGCGATGATCGCGTGCACACCGCCAAACCGGAACTGCTGGTTCGTCTCGTCCGCGGGACGCGGGGGATTCGGAACGATGAGCCACGTCCTGCGCGTCGCCAGATCGAGCCCGTGAATGCCGTCCGGCGCTGTATAGATCATCGTCTTCAGATCAGGGGTGTATGCATTGATGTTGAAGTAGAAACCGGAAGAGCCGGGCTCGTCCGTCATGCGCCAAACGCGATGACCCGTGTCCTTGTCCACCCATGTGCGCGGAGGGACTGCGCCCGTGCCACTCGGCTTGAGCGGTTCACGCTGTGCGAGGCCCGCAGCGGAAAAAGCGAAGAGAGCAGCGAAGGTGACGGCAAGACGGCGAATGGGGATGTTCACGTTGAGTACGCTCCGGTAAATGCTTCGCCGCGGAAAACATCCCGCGCTCAGTTCAAGGCAGCGCAAAGGAAGATTTCACCCGGCGTTCGCTTTATACACGGTACGAACGTGACTTGGAAACAGTTTCAAACTGGAAAATTGATCTTGCGAAACCCTCTAATCCAGAAACCGGCTCGTGATCCCGCCGTAGGCATCGATCCGGCGGTCGCGCAGGAACGGCCAGTGTTGGCGCGTCACTTCGACCTCTCTCGGGTCAAGCTCCGCGTACAGAATCTCTTCCCGGTCATGCGAGGCCCGGGTCAGAATCCTGCCGAACGGGTCCGCGATAAACGACCCGCCCCAGAACTCCAGCCCGGCGCCTTCCGGGCCTTTGAGCGTCGTTCCATCCGGGAGCTGCACGTCGCCATGCTCGTGCCCCACGCGGTTGACCGCGCAAACGAAGACGCCATTTGCGATTGCGTGCGCGCGTTGAATCGTCTGCCAGGCGTCGTACTGGCGCTCGCCAAACTCCTGCTTTTCGCTGGGGTGCCAGCCGATGGCAGTAGGGAAGAACAGCGTCTCTGCGCCTTTCAGTGCGGTGACGCGCGCGCCTTCCGGATACCACTGATCCCAGCAGACTAGTGTTCCAATCGGACCGGCAGAAGTCCGCTGCGCCTGGAATCCGAGATCGCCTGGTGTGAAGTAAAACTTCTCGTAGTAGAGCGGATCATCGGGGATGTGCATCTTGCGATAGAGCGAGACGACGTTGTCCTTCGCCGCGTCTCCTGCATAATCGAGCACCGCGGCGGTGTTGTGATACAGCCCTGCTGTGCGGCGTTCGAAGAGGCTCGCGATGACGACGAGCTTGTGCTCACGAACTACTTCGCTCAGCGCCTTTGTCGATGGACCCGGAATCGGCTCGGCGATATCGAACAGCGCATGGTCCTCGCGCTGGCAGAAGTATTGAGCTCGAAACAACTCGGGAAGACAGATCAGGCGAGCGCCGTTTTTCGCTGCTTCGCGCACGCGATCGACAGCTTTGGCGAGGTTCGCCTCGGTCGAGGCCTCGCAACCCATCTGAATTAACGCAACGCGAGTGGAGTTCTGCATAAATGCACCTCAGATGCGCTGTGCGCGGAAATAACCTTTGCTGGCCAGGTCAAGAAGCTTGCCGTCATCCGTCAGGAGCTGCAGGGAAGCTACTCGGGCGGTCGATGCAATGATGCGGTCTGCGGGATCGCCGTGGAATTCGGCAGGAAGCTCGGCACACTCGATCGCTATTTCCGGCGTGATGGGAACCAGACGGGCTCGTGTGAGACGAAGTGCATCGTTCATCCATGGGCGCAACGGTCGATCTAGAAGCATCTTCCCGCGAGACGTCTTCAAACTGATCTCCCAGAGCGAG
The genomic region above belongs to Acidobacteriaceae bacterium and contains:
- a CDS encoding type II toxin-antitoxin system VapC family toxin translates to MILLDSHTFVWLAGGDKRLGSEARRLIREAFRDDSLYLSPISLWEISLKTSRGKMLLDRPLRPWMNDALRLTRARLVPITPEIAIECAELPAEFHGDPADRIIASTARVASLQLLTDDGKLLDLASKGYFRAQRI
- a CDS encoding carbon-nitrogen hydrolase translates to MQNSTRVALIQMGCEASTEANLAKAVDRVREAAKNGARLICLPELFRAQYFCQREDHALFDIAEPIPGPSTKALSEVVREHKLVVIASLFERRTAGLYHNTAAVLDYAGDAAKDNVVSLYRKMHIPDDPLYYEKFYFTPGDLGFQAQRTSAGPIGTLVCWDQWYPEGARVTALKGAETLFFPTAIGWHPSEKQEFGERQYDAWQTIQRAHAIANGVFVCAVNRVGHEHGDVQLPDGTTLKGPEGAGLEFWGGSFIADPFGRILTRASHDREEILYAELDPREVEVTRQHWPFLRDRRIDAYGGITSRFLD
- a CDS encoding oligogalacturonate lyase family protein, encoding MNIPIRRLAVTFAALFAFSAAGLAQREPLKPSGTGAVPPRTWVDKDTGHRVWRMTDEPGSSGFYFNINAYTPDLKTMIYTAPDGIHGLDLATRRTWLIVPNPPRPADETNQQFRFGGVHAIIAGHKTNSVFFSKADPQTHVVSLYKADVYSKEVTKLCDLPRGMSVATINADETLGAGTIFDHPESATDYGQNRVNPKGQAGPLVQPLNKGQMMEQRLAAHIPLTLYTINLQTGKLFPLLHSTDWVNHLLFSPSDPTLLMYCHEGPWQKVDRIWMIHTDGTHNTLIHKRRIAMEIAGHEFWGLDGKTIWYDWQPIKGQDFYLAGYDLANGRRTAYHMERNDWSIHFNLTKDLDLFCGDGGDPGQVAKAPDGEWIELFHPHLVNTTGAINDPDFFQPGYFTSEHLVNMAWHDYHQEPNVRFSPNKKMVFFTSNMFGPEYVIGVEVDKAVNPKPSEILSTPELAKKYNPHVPVDTKAIAK